GACGAGGAGGAGACGGCATGACGCTCCCGATGGTCGTACCGGCGCAGGACCTTCCGGCGAGGGTCCGTATCCACGAGGTGGGTGCGCGCGACGGGCTGCAGAACGAGAAGGCGGTCGTGCCGGTGGAGGTGAAGGCGGAGTTCATCCACCGCCTGGCCGAAGCGGGTCTGACGACGATCGAGGCGACGAGCTTCGTGCACCCGAAGTGGGTGCCGCAACTGGCGGACGCGGAGCAGCTGTTCCCGCTGCTCGGGGACATGGAGGGTGTGGCCCTCCCCGTCCTGGTCCCGAACGAGCGGGGCCTGGACCGGGCACTCGCGCTCGGGGCGCGCAGGATCGCGGTGTTCGCGAGCGCCACGGAGTCCTTCGCGAAGGCCAACCTCAACCGCACGGTGGACGAGGCGCTGGGGATGTTCGCCCCCGTGGTGGCCAAGGCGAAGGCGGACAAGGTCCATGTGCGCGGCTACCTGTCGATGTGCTTCGGCGACCCCTGGGAGGGGGCCGTGCCGGTGGCGCAGGTGATCAGGGTCGCGAAGGCGCTGATGGACATGGGCTGCGACGAACTGAGCCTCGGCGACACGATCGGCGTGGCGACACCGGGCCACGTCCAGACGCTTCTGGCGGGCCTCAACGAGGCGGGTGTGCCGACGAGTTCGATCGGCGTGCACTTCCACGACACGTACGGCCAGGCGCTCTCCAACACCCTGGCCGCGCTGCAGCACGGGGTGACCACGGTGGACGCGTCGGCGGGCGGCCTGGGCGGCTGCCCGTACGCGAAGTCCGCCACCGGAAACCTCGCCACCGAAGACCTCGTGTGGATGCTCGACGGCCTCGGTATCGACACCGGGGTCGACCTCGGCCGGCTCACCGCCACAAGCGTGTGGCTGGCCGGCGAACTGGGCCGACCGAGCCCTTCCCGTACCGTCCGAGCCCTCTCCCACCAGGAGCAGTGAACAACGATGGACCACCGTCTCTCCCCTGAGCACGAAGAACTCCGCCGCACGGTGGAGGCGTTCGCGCACGATGTGATCGCGCCGAAGATCGGCGACTTCTACGAGCGGCACGAGTTCCCGTACGAGATCGTCCGCGAGATGGGGCAGATGGGCCTCTTCGGCCTGCCCTTCCCGGAGGAGTACGGCGGCATGGGCGGCGACTACCTGGCGCTGGGGATCGCCCTGGAGGAGTTGGCCAGGGTCGACTCCTCGGTCGCGATCACGCTCGAAGCGGGCGTCTCGCTGGGCGCGATGCCGATCTACCGCTTCGGCACGGAGGCCCAGAAGAACGAGTGGCTGCCGAGGATGTGCGCGGGCGAGGTGCTGGGCGCGTTCGGCCTGACGGAGCCGGACTGCGGCAGCGACGCGGGCGGTACGCGCACGACAGCCGTCCTGGACGGCGACGAGTGGGTGATCAACGGCTCGAAGTGCTTCATCACCAACTCGGGTACGGACATCACGGGCCTGGTGACGGTCACGGCGGTGACGGGCCGCAAGGAGGACGGCCGCCCGCGCATCTCCTCGATCATCGTCCCGTCGGGGACACCGGGCTTCACGGTGGCGGCCCCGTACTCGAAGGTCGGCTGGAACGCGTCGGACACGCGTGAGCTCTCCTTCTCCGACGTCCGCGTCCCGGCGGCGAACCTGGTGGGCGAGGAGGGCCGCGGCTACGCCCAGTTCCTGCGCATCCTCGACGAGGGCCGGGTGGCGATCTCGGCGCTGGCGACGGGCCTGGCGCAGGGCTGCGTGGACGAGTCCCTGTCGTACGCGAAGGAGCGCAAGGCGTTCGGCCGCCCGATCGGCGACAACCAGGCGATCCAGTTCAAGCTGGCGGACATGGAGATGAAGGCCCACACGGCCCGCCTGGCGTGGCGCGACGCGGCGTCCCGCCTGGTGGCGGGCGAGCCGTTCAAGAAGGAGGCGGCGCTGGCGAAGCTGTACTCGTCGACGGTGGCTGTGGACAACGCGCGTGAGGCGACGCAGATCCATGGCGGGTACGGGTTCATGAACGAGTATCCGGTGGCGCGGATGTGGCGGGACTCCAAGATCCTTGAGATCGGCGAGGGCACGAGCGAGGTGCAACGGATGCTGATCGCACGGGAGATGGGGCTCTCGGGCTGAGGCGAAACGGCCGGGGGCGGTAAGCGACCTTCGGCCGCTTGTCCTCAATCGCCGGACGGGCTGGTTTTGCCTGGAGGGGGCCTGCACACGTGGCCCGTGCTGTGCGGACCCGCACACGTAGCCAGTACTGAACGCACTCGCACAAAAAGGAGCCCACGCCAGGCAAATTCAAGCCCCTCCGGCGATTGAGGAGCGGGGGTCCGGGGGCGGAGCCCCCGAACGGGGGCGCAGGGGGCGAAGCCCCCGCACACCGGGGCCCGGGGGTCTGGGGGCTTGCCCCCAGCTTCGGGAAGGGGCGGGATCGGGGAAAGCCTCCCCGCCCCCGCAAACCGTTCGACACCCCGCCGCCCAACTTGGCAGGCCGCCGGTCGGGCCACCCTCCAGCGTCTCCGTATCGACCGCACGCAGTGGGAGGCGGCCCGCCCCACAGCCGACGTCACCATCACCGGGCTGGAGGGGTGTCTCAGCCAGTTCACAGGCTGAGGAGTACGAGGAGGGGGCCCTCTGGACACACAGCAAGGTTAGGCTAACCTACCCAGGAACTTGCCCGGTGGCCCCCGCCACGTATGGAAAGCAGAGCCCTGCCATGTCCTCCACCGCCCGCGCTTCCCACTTCTCCCGTCGCGGCATCCTCGCCGCCGGCGGCGTCATCGGCATCGGCGCCGCCCTCACCGCCTGCGGCGGCAGCGACGACAAGAAAAAGTCGGGCAGCGCCGCCGAGGACTCCGGCCCCTGGGCCTTCACCGACGACCGCGGCACCAAGGTGACAGCCAAGTCGACGCCCAAGAACATCGTCGCCTTCACCGGCACCGCCGCCGCCCTCCACGACTACGGCATCGAGGTCAAGGGCGTCTTCGGCCCGACCAAGGCCGCCGATGGCAAGCCCGACGTCCAGGCCGGTGACCTGGACATCTCGAAGCTGACGATCCTCGGCAACGTCTGGGGCGAGTTCAACGTCGAGAAGTACGCCACCCTCGCGCCCGACCTCCTCGTCACCGACATGTGGCAGAAGGACGCGCTCTGGTACGTCCCGGACGAGTCCAAGGCGAAGATCCTCAAGCTCGCCCCCTCCGTCGCCCTCTGGGCCGCCGAGGTCAACATGGCGAAGGCCCTGCAGCGCCGCGCCGACCTCGCGAAGTCCCTCGGCGCCGACCTCTCGACGGCGAAGTTCACGGACGCCAAGGCCGCCTTCGAGAAGGCCGCGGCCCGCCTGCGCGCCGCCGCGAAGTCGAAGCCGAACATCAAGGTCCTGATCGGCTCCGCCTCCAAGGACCTGCTCTACGCGTCGGTCCCGAAGATGTCCGCGGACACCCTCTACTTCCAGGAGCTCGGCGTGAACTTCGTCGAGCCGAAGGCCAACGCCCAGGGCTTCTTCGAGGAGCTGAGCTGGGAGAACGCGGACAAGTACAAGGCCGACATCATCATGATGGACAACCGCGCCTCCGCCCTCCAGCCGTCCGCCCTCACGGACAAGCCGACCTGGGCCGCGCTGCCCGCGGTCAAGGTCGGCCAGGTCGTCCCCCGTACGACGGAGCCCATCTACTCGTACGCGAAGTGCACCCCGATCCTCGACGACCTCGCCAAGGCCATCGAGAACGCCAAGAAGGTGAGCTGACCCCAGTGCCGACTGCCGCAGCCCCGACGAAGACCTCCCCCGAAATCGCGCCGTTCCGCCTCTTCGGCCTGCAGGTCGTCGGGGCGCGGCGGATCAGTCCCTCCCTCATGCGCGTCACCTTCGGCGGCGAGGAGTTGAAGGACTTCTACGCCGGGGGCCGCGACCAGAGCATCACGCTCTTCCTGCCGCACCCCGGCCAGCACGAGCCGGTGCTGCCCGCCTCCTACGAGCCCGCCACCTGGTACGCCGAGTACCGGTCCGTGCCCGAGGACGTCCGGGCGGTGATGCGCTCGTACACGGTGCGCGCCCAGCGCCGGCACCCGCGCGAAGAGATCGACATCGACTTCGTCCTCCACGAGGCGGCGTCCGACGCCGCGAGCGTGGGCCCCGCCTGCCGCTGGGCCGCGCAGGCCGCCCCGGGCGACCGGGTCGCGGTCATCGGTCCCACCGTCGCGGAGAACACCGCCGTACGTTTCCAGCCGCGTGAGGGCACGGACTCGGTCCTGATCTGGGCCGACGAGACGGCCCTCCCCGCCGCCGCCGCGATCCTGGAGTCGCTCCCCACGGGCACAACTGCCCGCGTCTGGCTGGAAGTTCAGCACACCAAGGACCGCCAGGCGCTGACGACGGCCGCCGACGCACGCATCACCTGGCTCGTACGGGACGAGGGCGCACCCCAGGCCCTCGACGCCGTACGCGAGGCCGAACTGCCCGGCGCACGCCCCTATGTGTGGATCGCGGGCGAGTCCGGGTCGGTCAAGGAGCTGCGCCGTCATCTCGTACGGGAGCGCGAGCTGGACCGGCGCGACATCACGTTCGTCGGCTACTGGCGCCGGGGCCTGAGCGAAGAGCAACTCCGCGAGGAAGCAGCGGCGTAACGGCCGAAACGGAACCACTCCGGAGGGGGTGGGGGTGCGAAGCACGGTGAGGTTAGGCTAACCTAACTAACGCTTCGCACCCCCACCCCCTTCTCCCTGCCCGGAGGACCGTTCATGCGCTCACACCTGCTCAATGACACGACCGCGGAGCAGTACCGCCGCTCCGCGACCGAAGCAGTCGAGCGGGTGGCAGCCCAACTCGCCGCCACCAAAAGGCCCTTCACCGGCGTCTCCCCCGACGAGCTCTCCCCGGCCGTCGACGCCGTAGATCTGGACCGGCCGCTGGGCGACACCTCCGCCGCTCTCGACGAGCTCCAGGAGGTCTACCTCCGCGACGCCGTCTACTTCCACCACCCCCGCTACCTGGCCCACCTCAACTGCCCGGTCGTCATCCCCGCCGTCACCGCCGAGGCCGTCCTCTCCGCCGTCAACTCCTCCCTCGACACCTGGGACCAGAGCGCCGGCGGCACCCTGATCGAGCGCCGCCTCATCGACTGGACCGCCGGCCGCATCGGTTACGGACCGACCACCGCCGACGGCGTCTTCACCAGCGGCGGCAGCCAGTCCAACCTCCAGGCGCTGCTGCTCGCCCGCGAGGAGGCGAAAGCCCAACACCCCTCGGATCTCCGGGTGTTCACCTCCGAGTGCAGCCACTTCTCCGTACAGAAGTCGGCCAAACTCCTCGGCCTGCCGCCCGAGTCCGTCGTGTCGATCCCCGTCGACCACAACAAGCGCATGCAGACCGTGGCACTCGCCCGCGCCCTTGAGCGCTGCGCCGACGAAGGCGCGATCCCCATGGCGGTCGTCGCCACCGCCGGCACCACCGACTTCGGGTCCATCGACCCGCTGCCGGAGATCGCCGCGCTCTGCGCGCAGTACGAGACCTGGATGCACGTGGACGCCGCGTACGGCTGCGGACTCCTCGTCTCCCCCACCCGCCGCCACCTCCTGGACGGCATCGAGCACGCGGACTCCGTCACCGTCGACTACCACAAGTCCTTCTTCCAGCCGGTGAGTTCGAGCGCGCTCCTGGTCCGCGACGGCGTCACCCTGCGCCATGCGACGTACTACGCGGACTACCTCAACCCGCGCTCGGCGCCCGTCCCCAACCAGGTCGACAAGTCCCTCCAGACCACCCGCCGCTTCGACGCCCTCAAGCTGTGGATGACGCTGCGCGTGATGGGCGCGGACGGCATCGGCGGCCTCTTCGACGAGGTCGTCGACCTGGCCGAGCAGGGCTGGGCGCTCCTCGCCGCCGACCCGCGCTTCGACGTCCCTGTGGAGCCGCAGCTCTCCACGCTCGTCTTCCGCTACATCCCCGACAACGTGACCAGCCCGGCCGAGATCGACCGCGCCAACCTCTATGCACGCAAAGCGTTGTTCGCCTCGGGCGAGGCCGTCGTGGCAGGCACGAAGGTCGGCGGCCGCCACTACCTGAAGTTCACCCTCCTCAACCCGCAGACGACCGTCGCCGACATCGAAGCGGTCCTCGACCTCCTCGCCGGACACGCCCGCCAGTACCTGGGAGACTCCCTTGTCCACGCCTCATGACTTCATCGCGATCGGCCTCGGCCCCTTCAACCTGGGC
The sequence above is drawn from the Streptomyces sp. NBC_01465 genome and encodes:
- a CDS encoding hydroxymethylglutaryl-CoA lyase — its product is MTLPMVVPAQDLPARVRIHEVGARDGLQNEKAVVPVEVKAEFIHRLAEAGLTTIEATSFVHPKWVPQLADAEQLFPLLGDMEGVALPVLVPNERGLDRALALGARRIAVFASATESFAKANLNRTVDEALGMFAPVVAKAKADKVHVRGYLSMCFGDPWEGAVPVAQVIRVAKALMDMGCDELSLGDTIGVATPGHVQTLLAGLNEAGVPTSSIGVHFHDTYGQALSNTLAALQHGVTTVDASAGGLGGCPYAKSATGNLATEDLVWMLDGLGIDTGVDLGRLTATSVWLAGELGRPSPSRTVRALSHQEQ
- a CDS encoding acyl-CoA dehydrogenase family protein: MDHRLSPEHEELRRTVEAFAHDVIAPKIGDFYERHEFPYEIVREMGQMGLFGLPFPEEYGGMGGDYLALGIALEELARVDSSVAITLEAGVSLGAMPIYRFGTEAQKNEWLPRMCAGEVLGAFGLTEPDCGSDAGGTRTTAVLDGDEWVINGSKCFITNSGTDITGLVTVTAVTGRKEDGRPRISSIIVPSGTPGFTVAAPYSKVGWNASDTRELSFSDVRVPAANLVGEEGRGYAQFLRILDEGRVAISALATGLAQGCVDESLSYAKERKAFGRPIGDNQAIQFKLADMEMKAHTARLAWRDAASRLVAGEPFKKEAALAKLYSSTVAVDNAREATQIHGGYGFMNEYPVARMWRDSKILEIGEGTSEVQRMLIAREMGLSG
- a CDS encoding ABC transporter substrate-binding protein codes for the protein MSSTARASHFSRRGILAAGGVIGIGAALTACGGSDDKKKSGSAAEDSGPWAFTDDRGTKVTAKSTPKNIVAFTGTAAALHDYGIEVKGVFGPTKAADGKPDVQAGDLDISKLTILGNVWGEFNVEKYATLAPDLLVTDMWQKDALWYVPDESKAKILKLAPSVALWAAEVNMAKALQRRADLAKSLGADLSTAKFTDAKAAFEKAAARLRAAAKSKPNIKVLIGSASKDLLYASVPKMSADTLYFQELGVNFVEPKANAQGFFEELSWENADKYKADIIMMDNRASALQPSALTDKPTWAALPAVKVGQVVPRTTEPIYSYAKCTPILDDLAKAIENAKKVS
- a CDS encoding siderophore-interacting protein; translated protein: MPTAAAPTKTSPEIAPFRLFGLQVVGARRISPSLMRVTFGGEELKDFYAGGRDQSITLFLPHPGQHEPVLPASYEPATWYAEYRSVPEDVRAVMRSYTVRAQRRHPREEIDIDFVLHEAASDAASVGPACRWAAQAAPGDRVAVIGPTVAENTAVRFQPREGTDSVLIWADETALPAAAAILESLPTGTTARVWLEVQHTKDRQALTTAADARITWLVRDEGAPQALDAVREAELPGARPYVWIAGESGSVKELRRHLVRERELDRRDITFVGYWRRGLSEEQLREEAAA
- a CDS encoding pyridoxal phosphate-dependent decarboxylase family protein yields the protein MRSHLLNDTTAEQYRRSATEAVERVAAQLAATKRPFTGVSPDELSPAVDAVDLDRPLGDTSAALDELQEVYLRDAVYFHHPRYLAHLNCPVVIPAVTAEAVLSAVNSSLDTWDQSAGGTLIERRLIDWTAGRIGYGPTTADGVFTSGGSQSNLQALLLAREEAKAQHPSDLRVFTSECSHFSVQKSAKLLGLPPESVVSIPVDHNKRMQTVALARALERCADEGAIPMAVVATAGTTDFGSIDPLPEIAALCAQYETWMHVDAAYGCGLLVSPTRRHLLDGIEHADSVTVDYHKSFFQPVSSSALLVRDGVTLRHATYYADYLNPRSAPVPNQVDKSLQTTRRFDALKLWMTLRVMGADGIGGLFDEVVDLAEQGWALLAADPRFDVPVEPQLSTLVFRYIPDNVTSPAEIDRANLYARKALFASGEAVVAGTKVGGRHYLKFTLLNPQTTVADIEAVLDLLAGHARQYLGDSLVHAS